A genomic stretch from Terriglobus sp. RCC_193 includes:
- the asnB gene encoding asparagine synthase (glutamine-hydrolyzing), whose translation MCGIAGFLALMEPAASPLETLSVMTYPMRNRGPDACDSWVGPHSEIGMAHRRLSVIDPTEASNQPMHYPDGSLSIVFNGEIYNFRELRSQLQFYGHRFQTEGDTEVLLHMYQRYGLDMLPRLRGMYAFAIWDKNAQILILARDPLGIKPLYYSMIDGKFYFASQVKALKPLLDTYTPDAAGRAAFLLWGSVPEPYTLYREIRCLPAGAAMIVEPGCEPRLIQGETVGDVFAAAAAQEVTQDHAERQHVLREALFDSVYAHMTSDVPVALFLSAGLDSATIAGLLSERTGEAPLAMTLGFTDGNAEDETKLAREIADFYGLAHKEKTYGAEQFAQMYESFVTAMDQPTIDGLNVFMISRMAKDFGYKVALSGIGGDELFAGYPSFQQVPAIKRRFQWANGIPGLGQTFRWLSDPLLRHMTSPKYAGLLEYGAKIQGSYLLRRGLFMPWELKHVMNPDTARDGLRELKEKGLVGLRLPNMASGDVDKLYVHILEMTMYMRNQLLRDADWAGMANSVEIRVPFADWKLLKILAPYIVHGGFTKQDMIATPDRHLPAHILNRPKTGFAPPVREWLSVGFPGEKPKRGLRGWALHLEKAFIAG comes from the coding sequence ATGTGTGGCATCGCAGGCTTTCTGGCTCTGATGGAGCCAGCGGCTTCTCCCCTTGAAACATTGAGCGTCATGACATACCCAATGAGAAACAGAGGGCCGGATGCCTGTGACTCATGGGTGGGACCCCATTCAGAAATCGGAATGGCGCATCGTCGTCTATCGGTCATTGATCCTACGGAAGCTTCTAACCAGCCAATGCATTATCCGGACGGCTCTCTTTCCATTGTTTTCAATGGGGAAATCTATAACTTTCGCGAACTTCGTTCTCAATTACAGTTTTATGGACATCGTTTTCAAACAGAAGGTGATACAGAAGTCCTGCTCCATATGTACCAACGGTATGGGCTGGATATGCTCCCGCGGCTACGCGGGATGTATGCCTTCGCTATCTGGGATAAAAATGCCCAAATACTGATTCTGGCAAGGGACCCGCTAGGGATAAAACCGCTGTACTACAGCATGATCGATGGCAAATTTTATTTTGCTTCGCAGGTAAAAGCACTCAAGCCCCTGCTGGACACATACACTCCTGATGCTGCCGGACGGGCAGCTTTTCTTTTGTGGGGTTCTGTTCCGGAGCCTTATACGCTGTACCGGGAAATTCGATGTCTTCCGGCAGGGGCAGCCATGATTGTGGAACCAGGATGCGAGCCACGGCTCATCCAGGGAGAAACCGTTGGCGACGTATTTGCCGCGGCGGCCGCCCAAGAAGTAACGCAGGATCACGCAGAGCGTCAGCACGTACTTCGCGAAGCCCTGTTTGATTCTGTTTATGCGCATATGACCTCCGATGTCCCCGTCGCACTCTTCCTGTCAGCGGGGCTGGATTCCGCAACCATAGCCGGGCTGCTAAGCGAAAGAACAGGAGAAGCCCCACTGGCAATGACACTGGGGTTTACCGACGGCAATGCAGAGGACGAAACGAAACTGGCACGCGAGATCGCGGATTTTTACGGGTTAGCCCATAAGGAAAAGACATACGGCGCGGAACAGTTCGCGCAGATGTATGAATCCTTTGTGACGGCCATGGATCAGCCCACAATCGACGGGCTCAATGTATTCATGATCAGCCGTATGGCCAAAGATTTCGGCTATAAGGTAGCCCTGTCTGGCATAGGAGGGGATGAACTTTTTGCAGGTTACCCAAGCTTTCAGCAGGTGCCCGCGATCAAACGAAGGTTTCAGTGGGCAAATGGCATCCCGGGACTTGGGCAGACATTCCGATGGCTATCCGACCCTCTACTTCGCCATATGACTTCTCCCAAATATGCCGGCCTATTGGAATATGGAGCCAAGATTCAGGGCTCCTACCTGCTACGTCGCGGCCTGTTTATGCCCTGGGAATTAAAACATGTGATGAATCCCGATACGGCGCGCGACGGACTGCGCGAACTGAAGGAGAAAGGCCTGGTTGGACTACGACTTCCGAACATGGCGTCCGGAGATGTCGACAAGCTCTATGTACACATTCTGGAAATGACGATGTACATGCGGAATCAATTGCTGCGGGATGCGGATTGGGCAGGCATGGCCAACTCCGTCGAAATTCGAGTTCCCTTTGCGGACTGGAAGCTGCTGAAGATACTGGCGCCCTACATCGTGCACGGAGGTTTTACGAAACAGGACATGATCGCGACTCCTGACCGACATTTGCCAGCTCACATCCTGAACCGACCCAAGACCGGCTTCGCACCTCCCGTCCGGGAATGGCTGAGCGTAGGCTTTCCGGGGGAAAAACCAAAACGCGGGCTAAGGGGTTGGGCACTTCACCTGGAGAAAGCTTTCATTGCAGGTTGA